One window of the Salvia miltiorrhiza cultivar Shanhuang (shh) chromosome 6, IMPLAD_Smil_shh, whole genome shotgun sequence genome contains the following:
- the LOC130989421 gene encoding RNA exonuclease 4-like produces the protein MDNRNKCAACYRQFNKMEHLVEHMRISYHSNHEPLCGICHKHCRSFESLREHLIGPLPKAECERIFKERGCDICLNIFSSRYALQHHRDKCQFSRGNNGILYRMANLGIQDDLRIDNSRGKVVSLACKMVGGGCDGSLDLCARVCLLDENEKVIFHTYVKPNLPVTNYRYETTGIRAEYLRDATPVRQVGRKIQDYLCNGEPIWQIRSRSGKARILVGHGLDHDLKCLEVEYPEFLIRDTAKYPPLMKTSKLSNSLKYLTKAYLGYDIQSGVQDPYEDCVATMRLYKRMRSQDHRVESYPLASDQQNRNNFASWRQSELERMSPEKMLEMSRSDYYCWCLDSK, from the exons ATGGACAACAG GAACAAATGTGCAGCCTGCTACAGGCAGTTCAATAAGATGGAACATCTTGTTGAACATATGAGGATTTCATATCACTCAAATCATGAACCCCTTTGTGGAATCTGCCACAAGCATTGTCGCTCTTTTGAATCTCTCAGAGAGCATCTCATAg GACCTTTGCCTAAAGCAGAATGCGAGAGGATATTCAAGGAACGAGGATGTGACATATGCTTGAATATTTTCAGCAGCCGCTACGCTCTTCAGCACCACAGAGATAAATGCCAGTTTTCGCGGGGAAACAAT GGTATCCTATATAGAATGGCTAACCTGGGAATTCAAGATGATTTGAGGATAGACAACAGCAGAGGGAAAGTGGTTTCCCTGGCTTGCAAAATGGTGGGTGGAGGCTGTGACGGCTCTTTGGACCTTTGCGCGAGGGTTTGTCTTCTTGATGAGAATGAAAAGGTTATCTTCCACACCTATGTCAAGCCAAACCTTCCTGTCACAAATTACAG GTACGAGACGACAGGCATCAGGGCGGAATATTTGAGGGACGCGACGCCGGTGAGGCAAGTTGGGAGGAAGATTCAAGACTACTTGTGCAATGGGGAGCCAATATGGCAAATCCGGTCTAGAAGTGGGAAAGCTAGGATTCTTGTAGGCCATGGGCTTGATCATGATTTGAAATGCTTGGAAGTAGAATATCCTGAATTCCTCATCAG GGATACAGCAAAATATCCACCATTGATGAAGACGAGCAAGCTGAGCAACTCACTCAAATATCTAACAAAAGCATATCTCGG atatGACATTCAGAGCGGCGTGCAAGATCCGTACGAGGACTGTGTTGCAACGATGAGGCTGTACAAGAGAATGAGATCACAAGATCATCGGGTCGAGAGTTATCCGTTGGCTTCAGATCAACAGAATCGGAATAACTTCGCATCGTGGAGGCAAAGTGAGCTAGAGAGAATGAGCCCAGAAAAGATGCTGGAGATGTCAAGATCTGATTATTATTGTTGGTGTTTGGACTCCAAATGA